In Candidatus Angelobacter sp., a single window of DNA contains:
- a CDS encoding SDR family oxidoreductase has translation MRVLIVGCGYVGLPLGVELARQGHQVFGVRRTNAAEAGLKAGGIHPLVADITRPEDLATLPAPFDWVVNCVSSVKGGVEEYRHVYLNGTRNLIEWLAASPPKKFVYTSSTSVYGQADGSLVKETSVTEPASETSRILVETEKFLLAAAQEKKFPAVILRVAGIYGAERGHLFQQYLKNEAKIAGKGERLINMIHRDDLVGVIIAALKNGRAGEIYNAVDDEPVAQIHFFRWLSETLGKWMPPFAAEADNGDRKRGVTNKKVSNRKLKMELGYAFKYPTFRQGYTAEILRLEREGKLDIGLESRQDLS, from the coding sequence ATGCGCGTATTGATCGTTGGCTGCGGTTACGTCGGGCTGCCGTTGGGAGTGGAACTGGCGAGGCAGGGCCACCAGGTGTTCGGCGTCCGTCGAACGAACGCGGCGGAAGCCGGATTGAAGGCTGGCGGCATTCACCCGCTCGTTGCTGACATCACGAGGCCGGAGGACCTGGCAACATTGCCCGCCCCCTTCGACTGGGTCGTGAACTGTGTTTCCTCGGTGAAAGGTGGCGTCGAGGAGTATCGCCACGTTTACCTGAATGGGACCCGCAATTTGATCGAATGGCTGGCGGCGTCGCCCCCGAAGAAGTTCGTTTACACGAGCAGCACCAGCGTTTACGGGCAGGCCGACGGTTCGCTGGTCAAAGAAACGAGCGTAACCGAACCGGCCAGCGAAACGAGCAGGATTCTGGTGGAGACGGAAAAATTTCTGCTCGCCGCCGCGCAGGAGAAAAAATTCCCCGCCGTCATTCTGCGCGTCGCGGGCATCTACGGGGCGGAACGCGGTCACTTATTCCAGCAGTATCTGAAGAACGAAGCAAAGATTGCGGGAAAGGGCGAGCGTCTCATCAACATGATTCACCGCGATGATCTGGTGGGCGTCATCATCGCCGCGCTGAAGAATGGCCGCGCCGGGGAAATTTACAACGCGGTGGACGACGAACCGGTCGCGCAGATCCATTTCTTCCGTTGGCTTTCCGAGACCCTCGGGAAATGGATGCCGCCGTTTGCCGCCGAGGCTGACAACGGGGATCGCAAACGCGGCGTGACCAACAAGAAGGTTTCAAACCGCAAACTGAAAATGGAACTTGGCTATGCGTTCAAGTATCCCACGTTCCGGCAGGGTTACACGGCGGAGATCCTGCGGCTTGAGCGCGAGGGGAAGCTGGACATCGGGTTGGAATCCCGGCAGGACCTTTCTTGA
- a CDS encoding DUF721 domain-containing protein, translated as MSNPGQSLRFPPRHVPPLGPPRAGPRQRALAEWRGLDTAPLERARALRAQPVADVMPRVLTNLGLDRRRAEAEIVRVWNNLIDPNLTAHAQPTGLHKGTLFVTVDSSVWLSEIVRYRRKEILDRLQHSFGRDLIARISFRVG; from the coding sequence ATGAGCAACCCCGGACAGTCCCTGAGATTCCCCCCGCGACACGTACCCCCGTTGGGTCCGCCCAGGGCCGGACCGCGGCAGCGCGCGCTTGCCGAATGGCGGGGCCTGGACACCGCGCCGCTGGAAAGGGCCCGGGCGTTGCGCGCCCAACCGGTCGCCGACGTGATGCCCCGCGTACTCACGAACCTCGGCCTTGACCGCCGACGCGCCGAGGCGGAAATCGTGCGGGTCTGGAACAACCTCATTGATCCAAACCTCACAGCACACGCGCAGCCGACCGGATTGCACAAGGGCACGCTCTTCGTCACGGTGGACAGCAGCGTTTGGTTGAGCGAAATCGTCCGTTACCGCCGCAAGGAAATCCTCGACCGCCTTCAGCACAGTTTCGGTCGCGATCTCATTGCGCGGATCTCCTTTCGGGTGGGCTAA
- a CDS encoding beta-galactosidase translates to MYFGTDYYPEHWVYPYAGSPEEPESRWQRDAELMVAAGINVVRMGEFAWGLYEPEEGKYDFAWMKRAMDVMGNAGIQIMLGTPTAAPPIWLAKKHPEILPLDERGLLKHEGTRKAYCMNSSVYWDHCKKIITELAGALGKHPQLIAWQIDNGIGGHNTEASFNEETRRDWHAWLKAKYETVERLNEFMGTRFWAQLVTRFEDVPMPMQTPTVYNPALLLDWMRFSSDTIVAFVKMQADLLHELTPGVAVTNNLRALTRSFDHFDVASVLDYVGVDSNATIKSKSAENACGIDMLRSLKKSNIRTPGGANSGFWVVEQKAGNVNWQEVNSLVRPGIVRLFTYQAISRGATGLLYFLWRQARLGSEKFYGGVLTHDGRGENRVYREISHIGDEIKLLTPALEGTRVVAEVCILFSHENEWSMQTGPQPNRYFNQREHLQLFYNALHDRNIPVDFARPTEDLSKYKLVIAPSMKLLAGGEADLLKLYVQNGGTLISTFSTGLVDEHHIAPDNGYPHDLTDLFGLEVLEFDPLPPGEENHLTFKGAFPTSHLHPARLWCDLIEPKECQILATYAKDFYAGRAAMTMNTFGNGKAIYIGTMSHQHFYYDLIVWLRQLCNLYPLLKVPDTVEVSLRQKEDTKIYFLLNHQNSSVRIQFYKPMHDFLTGSTLQGNYDLPPHGVLVLDEHVSQKAEPVPASAAAAGA, encoded by the coding sequence CCTGGATGAAGCGCGCGATGGACGTGATGGGCAACGCCGGTATCCAGATCATGCTGGGCACGCCGACCGCCGCCCCGCCCATCTGGCTCGCGAAAAAGCATCCGGAAATCCTCCCGCTCGACGAACGCGGCCTGCTCAAGCACGAAGGGACTCGCAAGGCCTATTGCATGAACAGCAGCGTCTATTGGGATCATTGCAAAAAAATAATCACCGAACTGGCCGGGGCGCTCGGCAAACATCCGCAACTGATCGCGTGGCAGATCGACAACGGCATTGGCGGCCACAACACCGAGGCCTCGTTCAACGAGGAGACGCGCCGGGACTGGCACGCGTGGTTAAAGGCAAAATACGAAACCGTCGAACGCCTCAACGAATTCATGGGCACGCGGTTTTGGGCGCAGCTCGTGACCCGGTTCGAAGACGTGCCGATGCCGATGCAGACACCGACGGTTTATAACCCGGCATTACTGCTCGATTGGATGCGCTTTTCGAGCGACACGATCGTCGCCTTCGTGAAGATGCAGGCGGATCTGCTTCACGAGTTGACGCCGGGAGTCGCGGTCACGAACAACCTCCGTGCGCTCACGCGCAGCTTCGACCATTTCGACGTGGCCAGCGTGCTGGATTACGTCGGCGTGGACAGCAACGCCACCATCAAGAGCAAGTCCGCCGAAAACGCCTGTGGCATTGACATGCTCCGCTCGCTGAAGAAATCGAACATCAGGACGCCGGGCGGGGCCAACAGCGGTTTTTGGGTCGTCGAGCAGAAGGCCGGCAACGTGAACTGGCAGGAGGTCAATTCCCTGGTCCGCCCGGGCATCGTCCGGCTGTTCACCTACCAGGCGATTTCACGCGGCGCGACGGGCCTGCTCTACTTTCTGTGGCGCCAGGCGCGCCTCGGCTCGGAAAAATTCTACGGCGGAGTCCTCACGCACGACGGCCGCGGCGAAAACCGCGTTTACCGGGAAATCAGCCACATCGGTGACGAGATCAAGCTGCTCACGCCGGCGCTTGAGGGCACCCGGGTCGTGGCGGAAGTGTGCATCCTGTTCAGCCACGAAAACGAATGGTCGATGCAGACCGGCCCCCAGCCGAACCGTTATTTCAACCAGCGCGAACACCTCCAGCTTTTCTACAACGCCCTCCATGACCGGAACATTCCCGTGGATTTTGCGCGGCCCACCGAGGACCTGTCGAAATACAAACTGGTCATCGCGCCGTCAATGAAACTGCTCGCGGGCGGCGAGGCGGACCTGCTCAAGCTTTACGTGCAGAACGGCGGCACACTGATCAGCACGTTCAGCACCGGGCTGGTGGACGAACACCACATCGCGCCCGACAATGGCTACCCGCATGACCTGACCGATTTGTTCGGCCTGGAGGTGCTCGAGTTCGACCCGCTGCCGCCTGGCGAGGAGAATCATCTCACGTTCAAGGGCGCGTTCCCCACCAGCCACCTGCATCCCGCGAGACTCTGGTGCGACCTCATCGAGCCCAAGGAATGCCAGATTCTGGCGACCTACGCGAAGGACTTCTACGCCGGCCGGGCGGCGATGACGATGAACACCTTCGGCAACGGTAAGGCGATTTACATCGGCACAATGAGCCATCAGCATTTTTACTACGACCTCATTGTCTGGCTGCGACAATTGTGCAACCTCTATCCGCTGCTCAAGGTGCCCGACACCGTGGAAGTCAGCCTGCGCCAGAAGGAGGACACCAAAATTTATTTTCTGCTCAACCATCAGAATTCGTCGGTGCGTATCCAGTTCTACAAGCCGATGCACGATTTTTTGACCGGCTCGACGTTGCAGGGAAACTACGACCTGCCCCCGCACGGCGTGCTGGTGCTCGACGAACACGTCTCGCAAAAGGCGGAACCGGTGCCGGCCTCCGCGGCCGCGGCCGGGGCTTGA